The Hydrogenobacter thermophilus TK-6 genome window below encodes:
- a CDS encoding DUF5131 family protein has product MKEYRLKEVSKAKHIILEKYFPAWARILKSKHQTLIYVDCFAGSGRYSSGEEGSPLIVARKANELIEKDKSMKFYLIFVEKNKKSAQELEKQLKSYERENVKIFVFNEDSHDFVPELLEKIPKNIPAFFFIDPYGHPLSIPVINKILSMQRKEILLNLMWYAINMHLNNPKAEQTINRMFGNTDWKNQNFIRKERENNFVEYFIRQVNAKYNFKFRIRFSPEDKVHGGENRTKYYLIHFANHERAILLMKEVMWTIGDEEGTFDYSASHQEILFSRTPTVEQLEDVPAHFIKSVFEVMNRAKHLTFQVLTKRSERLLEISKELEWTENIWMGVSVENSNYIYRINYLLQTPAKIKFISFEPLLGPIYEFPTKGIDWVIVGGESGPNARPMLKEWVMEIYRICRENNIPFFFKQWGGVSKRKNGRELNGKIYEEYPYAKKQG; this is encoded by the coding sequence ATGAAAGAATATCGTTTAAAAGAGGTCTCAAAGGCAAAACATATAATTCTTGAAAAATATTTTCCAGCTTGGGCAAGAATCTTGAAATCAAAACATCAAACACTAATCTATGTTGACTGCTTTGCTGGATCGGGTCGATATTCATCTGGAGAAGAAGGTTCACCTCTCATTGTAGCTCGTAAAGCGAATGAACTTATTGAAAAAGACAAATCTATGAAGTTTTATCTTATTTTCGTTGAAAAGAATAAAAAGAGTGCCCAAGAATTAGAAAAGCAGTTAAAGTCTTACGAAAGAGAAAATGTGAAAATCTTTGTTTTTAATGAGGACTCGCACGATTTTGTTCCTGAATTACTTGAAAAAATTCCTAAAAATATTCCCGCATTCTTCTTTATTGATCCTTACGGACATCCATTATCAATTCCTGTAATTAACAAAATTCTAAGTATGCAAAGAAAAGAAATTTTATTAAACTTAATGTGGTATGCTATCAATATGCATCTAAATAACCCTAAAGCTGAGCAAACTATAAATAGAATGTTTGGAAATACTGACTGGAAAAATCAAAACTTTATTAGGAAAGAAAGAGAAAATAATTTTGTTGAATATTTTATAAGGCAAGTAAATGCAAAGTATAACTTTAAATTTCGCATTCGCTTTAGTCCAGAAGACAAAGTACACGGAGGAGAAAACAGAACCAAATACTACTTAATCCATTTTGCAAATCATGAAAGAGCTATTTTACTCATGAAGGAAGTTATGTGGACAATAGGAGATGAAGAAGGAACTTTTGATTACTCCGCTTCCCATCAAGAAATATTATTTAGTAGGACTCCGACTGTGGAACAACTAGAAGATGTTCCAGCTCACTTTATTAAAAGTGTCTTTGAAGTGATGAATCGGGCTAAACATCTTACTTTTCAGGTTTTGACAAAAAGGTCAGAGCGACTCCTTGAAATAAGCAAAGAGCTTGAATGGACAGAAAACATATGGATGGGGGTTTCCGTTGAAAACTCAAATTACATTTACAGAATAAATTATCTTCTGCAAACGCCAGCCAAGATTAAATTCATCTCATTTGAGCCACTCTTAGGACCTATTTACGAATTCCCAACAAAGGGGATTGATTGGGTTATTGTTGGAGGTGAATCGGGTCCAAATGCAAGACCTATGTTAAAGGAATGGGTAATGGAGATTTACCGCATCTGCAGAGAAAACAATATACCATTCTTTTTTAAGCAATGGGGTGGCGTATCTAAACGGAAAAACGGAAGAGAACTCAATGGAAAAATTTATGAGGAATATCCTTACGCTAAAAAACAAGGTTAG
- a CDS encoding nucleotidyltransferase family protein, protein MNREKITRKDEVIEKLRENMGKLREFGVKRIGIFGSVVKEALRTDSDIDLIVEFERGKATFKNVSGLIDFLEDLFGRKVDILTPDGIASIRISHIRHQIEREIEYV, encoded by the coding sequence ATGAATAGAGAAAAAATCACAAGAAAAGATGAAGTTATTGAAAAACTCAGAGAAAATATGGGTAAGCTTAGAGAATTTGGAGTTAAAAGAATAGGCATCTTTGGTTCAGTTGTTAAAGAAGCTCTCAGAACTGATAGCGACATTGATTTAATTGTTGAATTTGAAAGAGGAAAAGCGACCTTTAAGAATGTCTCTGGACTTATTGATTTTCTTGAAGATTTATTTGGGAGAAAGGTTGATATTCTCACGCCAGATGGTATCGCTTCCATCAGAATTTCACATATAAGACATCAAATAGAAAGAGAAATTGAATATGTATAA
- a CDS encoding HepT-like ribonuclease domain-containing protein produces MLFACNKIMNYTKGLTYEDFKKNEMVIDAVTRNIEILGEASKSISDGLKNKYPEVGWKEIARTRDKIIHFYFGINLEIIWDIVIEDIPKLKTELEKIIKLEGWSL; encoded by the coding sequence ATGCTTTTTGCATGTAATAAAATTATGAACTACACAAAAGGTCTAACTTATGAAGATTTCAAGAAAAATGAAATGGTTATTGACGCCGTAACCAGGAATATAGAAATTCTTGGAGAAGCTTCTAAATCCATTTCAGATGGTCTTAAAAATAAATACCCTGAGGTTGGCTGGAAAGAGATAGCAAGAACTCGCGATAAAATAATCCACTTTTATTTTGGTATTAATCTTGAAATAATATGGGACATTGTTATAGAAGATATACCTAAGCTTAAAACTGAGCTTGAAAAGATCATTAAATTAGAAGGTTGGAGTTTATAA
- a CDS encoding DUF2851 family protein, translated as MKTIDLNHLGEKWLELKKQRMQNLLKIALTDEALYREIMISLGYSKNKVNFLELAIITPYSEIRKLKEKSIIEKALLYRAGFIDDKNGLPDDFDFSLRMDKSVWIYKGIRPANFPEKRIEGISVLLSKTTECGLVNFFLERIKSEIGSKNLKKSLKSIMNFEGIGLSRKEEMFFNTIMPFMMVYSQDDEVQNFLRFMFENYPPLSENSLIKSFRLSYPEVKIENLKTYMGAILFQKTNPGQSS; from the coding sequence GTGAAAACAATAGACCTAAACCATCTTGGCGAAAAATGGCTTGAACTAAAAAAACAGAGAATGCAAAACCTTTTAAAGATTGCCCTTACCGATGAAGCGCTTTACAGAGAAATAATGATATCGCTTGGCTATTCCAAAAATAAGGTGAACTTTCTTGAACTTGCTATAATTACTCCATACTCAGAAATAAGAAAACTAAAAGAAAAATCCATTATAGAAAAAGCACTTTTGTATAGAGCCGGATTTATAGATGATAAAAATGGCTTGCCGGATGACTTTGATTTCTCGTTGAGGATGGATAAATCTGTATGGATTTACAAAGGAATAAGACCTGCAAATTTTCCAGAGAAAAGAATTGAGGGTATATCGGTTCTTCTATCAAAAACTACTGAATGTGGTCTTGTGAATTTCTTTTTGGAGAGAATAAAGTCAGAGATAGGGAGTAAAAATCTCAAAAAATCTCTTAAAAGCATAATGAATTTTGAAGGGATTGGGTTATCAAGGAAGGAAGAGATGTTTTTTAACACAATCATGCCTTTTATGATGGTTTACTCGCAGGATGATGAGGTGCAGAATTTTTTAAGGTTCATGTTTGAAAACTATCCGCCACTGTCCGAAAACAGCCTTATCAAATCTTTTAGGCTGAGTTATCCGGAAGTCAAAATAGAGAACTTAAAAACTTATATGGGCGCTATACTGTTTCAAAAAACAAACCCAGGTCAAAGCTCTTGA